The following proteins are co-located in the Agromyces laixinhei genome:
- a CDS encoding GNAT family N-acetyltransferase, whose product MATDIVEIVRNDDRHRYELSFGGEPAGFAQYRLRDGAIVFHHTVVLPEFEGRGLGSKLARFVLDDAVARGERIVPECPFIAAYLRRHEGYEASVDWP is encoded by the coding sequence ATGGCTACCGACATCGTCGAAATCGTCCGCAACGATGACCGCCACCGCTACGAACTCTCGTTCGGCGGCGAACCCGCGGGGTTCGCACAGTACCGGCTGAGAGACGGTGCGATCGTCTTCCACCACACGGTGGTGCTGCCCGAGTTCGAGGGCCGGGGGCTCGGCAGCAAACTCGCCCGCTTCGTGCTCGACGATGCCGTCGCACGCGGCGAGCGCATCGTGCCGGAGTGCCCGTTCATCGCGGCCTACCTCCGCAGGCACGAGGGGTACGAGGCATCCGTCGACTGGCCCTGA
- a CDS encoding DUF998 domain-containing protein, whose amino-acid sequence MRRAFAGGGPVSFNRGLVAPPGAVVRAAARLGSLRLPPLAAHLRRLFALLIAVGVSIVLYRALDPRFSPVSGQHGIDVFWMVPALAGGAAVGACLVVTSASSRGIAGLAKLGLPGVPVESRAIANGLTWAAIAMLAVHFTSSAFDVLPGGHHAAGTMLGVGFGVGAFRLHHHAIEHEAYRTFNLVAMLLAVGSLASMSITPTGEWWTRNFSTLGTSNDLAAVCFNVALIVSGLGMAVLSSLLTRGLAHGPFALRHGARTVMRLLVVFVGVGLAGVGFVPIDTDTELHNAFALAVAAAFAALCLGVRFFAPGIPRAFARFSYLSLAVEAMAMVAYDRLGLFSLTVFEIVAFTLVFAWLIALVVATVDGHGDTRADAAAHPRRIRRPLPALAPSRRRFADRWLCSGRRRYRAVLVARAATAAAPRGAARRRRLRRSRGASRGGPVESRHGYRHRRNRPQR is encoded by the coding sequence ATGAGGCGTGCGTTCGCCGGGGGCGGCCCGGTCTCGTTCAATCGCGGCCTCGTCGCGCCACCGGGCGCGGTGGTGCGTGCCGCCGCGCGGCTCGGAAGTCTGCGCCTGCCGCCACTGGCAGCTCACTTGCGCCGGCTGTTCGCCCTCCTCATCGCGGTGGGGGTCTCGATCGTGCTCTATCGCGCACTCGACCCTCGATTCTCGCCCGTGAGCGGTCAGCATGGCATCGACGTGTTCTGGATGGTGCCCGCGCTCGCCGGTGGCGCCGCGGTCGGGGCGTGCCTCGTCGTGACGTCGGCCTCGAGTCGCGGGATCGCCGGACTCGCCAAGCTCGGGCTGCCGGGGGTGCCGGTCGAGTCGCGCGCGATCGCCAACGGCCTCACGTGGGCAGCGATTGCAATGCTCGCCGTGCACTTCACATCCAGCGCCTTCGACGTGCTCCCTGGCGGGCACCATGCGGCCGGCACCATGCTCGGCGTCGGGTTCGGCGTCGGCGCGTTTCGCCTGCACCATCACGCGATCGAGCATGAGGCCTACCGCACGTTCAACCTCGTCGCGATGCTGCTCGCGGTCGGAAGCCTCGCGAGCATGTCCATCACCCCGACGGGGGAGTGGTGGACCCGCAACTTCAGCACACTCGGCACCTCGAACGACCTCGCCGCGGTATGTTTCAACGTCGCACTCATCGTGTCAGGGCTCGGCATGGCGGTGCTCTCTTCACTGCTCACGCGCGGGCTCGCGCATGGCCCGTTCGCGCTCCGGCACGGGGCGCGAACCGTCATGCGCCTGCTTGTCGTGTTCGTCGGGGTGGGCCTTGCTGGCGTCGGCTTCGTTCCGATCGATACCGACACCGAACTGCACAACGCCTTCGCGCTCGCCGTGGCGGCGGCCTTCGCCGCGCTGTGCCTCGGAGTGCGGTTCTTCGCACCGGGAATCCCACGAGCGTTCGCCCGGTTCTCGTACCTTTCACTCGCGGTCGAGGCGATGGCGATGGTCGCGTACGACCGCCTCGGCCTCTTCAGCCTCACGGTGTTCGAGATCGTCGCATTCACGCTCGTCTTCGCGTGGCTCATCGCGCTCGTCGTCGCGACCGTCGACGGCCACGGCGACACCCGAGCGGATGCCGCGGCGCACCCACGACGCATCCGTCGGCCGCTGCCGGCTCTGGCGCCGTCGCGCCGCAGGTTTGCGGATCGATGGCTGTGCTCGGGCCGACGAAGGTATCGCGCCGTGCTGGTCGCACGTGCGGCAACCGCGGCGGCTCCGCGCGGAGCCGCGCGGCGACGGCGTCTGCGCCGATCTCGGGGAGCTTCCCGGGGCGGCCCGGTAGAGTCGCGCCATGGCTACCGACATCGTCGAAATCGTCCGCAACGATGA
- a CDS encoding MmcQ/YjbR family DNA-binding protein, protein MDPQHPLVERVRAVCLALPEAVEVEAWGRPTFRAAKPIFVHVSASMERPLSIVVKTDPDEHLALVQDARFFGPPYYDRDHWVGVDLDQPDTDWALLAELIETSYRQVANRRQLTALDALRPAHAED, encoded by the coding sequence GTGGATCCGCAGCATCCGCTCGTCGAGCGCGTGCGCGCCGTGTGCCTTGCGCTGCCCGAGGCTGTCGAGGTCGAGGCGTGGGGTCGCCCGACGTTCCGGGCGGCGAAGCCGATCTTCGTGCACGTGAGCGCCTCCATGGAGCGCCCGCTCTCGATCGTGGTGAAGACCGACCCCGACGAGCATTTGGCGCTCGTGCAAGACGCGCGGTTCTTCGGCCCCCCCTACTACGACCGCGACCACTGGGTGGGGGTCGATCTCGATCAACCCGACACCGATTGGGCGCTGCTCGCCGAGCTCATCGAGACCTCGTACCGACAGGTCGCGAACCGCCGGCAACTCACAGCGCTCGACGCGTTGCGACCCGCACACGCCGAAGACTGA
- a CDS encoding DUF7218 family protein translates to MPGRRNDSLKDPELYEELRDDGASKEKAARISNAAAKQGRSAIGRKGGQSGDYEDWTVDALRKRAKELGLSGYSGKRKADLISALRNH, encoded by the coding sequence ATGCCAGGGCGCAGGAACGACTCGCTGAAGGACCCGGAGCTCTACGAGGAGCTCCGGGATGACGGAGCGTCGAAGGAGAAGGCCGCACGCATCTCGAATGCCGCTGCCAAGCAGGGCCGGAGTGCCATCGGCCGCAAGGGCGGTCAGAGCGGAGACTACGAGGACTGGACGGTCGACGCACTGCGCAAACGAGCGAAGGAGCTGGGACTCAGCGGCTACAGCGGCAAGCGCAAGGCCGACCTCATCTCAGCCCTCCGCAACCACTGA
- a CDS encoding DNA topoisomerase IB, giving the protein MPRLRRVEPYVSPGFARIARGRGFGYVHSSGGAAGRAERARITDLAIPPAWRDVWIADAPNAHILAVGVDAAGRRQYLYHPAWRERQDAEKFQRMTALAEALPTARRSVARDLALDGSPRELVLAAAFRTLDLGGIRIGSEESLAGFRSRGLTTLLVRNARLVDDETVRFRFRAKGGVTQKLCVTDAALAAFIGRAGERSPASRLYAWPAGRSTRAAAPVDVNDDIRDRTGGDFTAKDFRTLRGTIAAADHLAGAGPSSTERARKATVRGAIEAAAAALGNTPAIARGSYVDPRVLAAYEEGVVVASGADRERRLIELLGRVDES; this is encoded by the coding sequence ATGCCGCGGCTCCGACGGGTCGAGCCGTACGTCTCCCCCGGGTTCGCGCGAATCGCGCGTGGCCGGGGGTTCGGCTACGTGCACAGCTCGGGCGGTGCAGCGGGGCGCGCAGAGCGGGCGCGCATCACCGATCTCGCGATTCCGCCCGCGTGGCGGGACGTCTGGATCGCCGACGCCCCGAACGCGCACATCCTCGCCGTCGGGGTGGACGCCGCAGGCCGCCGGCAATACCTGTACCACCCGGCGTGGCGCGAACGGCAGGACGCCGAGAAGTTCCAGCGCATGACCGCGCTGGCGGAGGCGCTTCCCACCGCCCGCCGGAGTGTCGCCCGCGATCTCGCGCTCGACGGGTCCCCTCGTGAGCTGGTGCTCGCGGCCGCCTTCCGCACGCTCGACCTCGGAGGCATCCGAATCGGCTCGGAGGAATCGCTCGCCGGCTTCCGCAGCCGCGGCCTGACGACCCTCCTGGTGCGCAACGCCCGGCTCGTCGACGACGAGACCGTGCGGTTCCGGTTCCGTGCGAAGGGCGGAGTCACACAGAAACTGTGTGTGACGGATGCCGCGCTCGCCGCGTTCATCGGGCGTGCCGGCGAACGATCGCCCGCCAGCCGTCTCTACGCGTGGCCGGCAGGACGGTCGACACGGGCCGCAGCTCCGGTCGACGTCAATGACGACATCCGCGATCGCACCGGCGGCGACTTCACCGCGAAGGACTTCCGCACGCTGCGCGGCACGATCGCCGCCGCCGACCACCTGGCGGGTGCCGGCCCCTCGAGCACCGAGCGCGCGCGCAAGGCGACCGTTCGCGGGGCGATCGAGGCGGCCGCGGCCGCGCTCGGCAACACACCGGCCATCGCTCGGGGCAGTTACGTCGACCCGCGAGTGCTCGCCGCGTACGAGGAAGGCGTCGTCGTGGCATCCGGTGCCGATCGCGAGCGGAGGTTGATCGAGCTGCTCGGGCGCGTCGACGAATCATGA
- a CDS encoding ATP-dependent DNA ligase, translating to MADGTRQLVEVDGRRLRLTNLDKVMYPETGMTKGEVISYYAEIAAAMVPLVAGRPVTRKRWVHGVGTADAPEQPFFEKNLADHAPEWVRRGIQHHSDGDKAYPIAGDRATLVWLAQQAALELHVPQWRFDAAGEPANPDRMVFDLDPGDGMGLAECAEVARLVRDLIAGMGLEAVPVTSGSKGIHLYAALDGSQSSDQVSAVAHELARALEADHPELVVSSMRKTLRTGRVLIDWSQNNGKKTTIAPYSLRGRPRPTVAAPRTWEELDDAGLRQLEASEVLERVAASDDPMRAITERSHGGPLTQYLSMRSATATPEPMPESAWGEASPGEPRFVIQEHRARRLHFDLRLERDGVLKSWAVPKGVPESSGTNHLAVQTEDHPMEYAAFEGTIPKGEYGAGAMTIWDAGTYAAEKWRDDEIIIDIDGRPGGPLGGQVRLALIRTDGQGEKSSWLLHRMKDQTVRHEEPPQAAAAQAAAPVPAAAPVPRADGVVGQITQRPMLATASTLGMLAGEDWAIEWKWDGIRVLARVEAGGVRLLSRNGVDITARYPELAALPAVVRGEALLDGEIVALDADGRPDFGRLQHRMNLTKPREVERVAASVPVRLLLFDVLEVDGRPVVDEPYRERRARLAGLVRVRRGVPVEVPAPTSGSPAEALEESRRLGLEGLVAKRPDSRYRPGARSNDWLKLKLTRTQEVVIGGYRRGIGTRTGRIRSLLVGIPSDADRERAGSGRTSTEGLRLEYAGRVGSGLGERELERLLTTLRPLEQPESPFVQVPAADMNDAVWVRPALVGEIELGDWTSTGVARHPRWRGLRPDESPADVVRET from the coding sequence ATGGCCGACGGCACGCGCCAACTCGTCGAGGTCGACGGCCGCCGCCTGCGGCTGACGAACCTCGACAAGGTCATGTATCCCGAGACGGGCATGACGAAGGGCGAGGTGATCTCCTATTACGCGGAGATCGCCGCTGCCATGGTGCCCCTCGTCGCCGGGCGTCCGGTCACCCGCAAACGCTGGGTGCACGGTGTCGGCACAGCGGATGCCCCTGAGCAGCCGTTCTTCGAGAAGAACCTCGCCGACCACGCGCCCGAGTGGGTGCGCCGCGGCATCCAGCATCACTCCGACGGTGACAAGGCGTATCCGATCGCCGGCGACCGGGCGACGCTCGTCTGGCTCGCGCAGCAGGCGGCACTCGAGCTGCACGTGCCGCAGTGGCGCTTCGATGCCGCCGGGGAGCCGGCGAATCCCGATCGCATGGTCTTCGATCTCGACCCCGGTGACGGCATGGGGCTCGCAGAGTGCGCCGAGGTCGCGCGACTCGTGCGCGACCTCATCGCCGGTATGGGCCTCGAGGCGGTGCCCGTGACGAGCGGCAGCAAGGGCATTCACCTGTACGCGGCGCTCGACGGATCGCAGAGTTCGGACCAGGTCTCAGCTGTGGCGCACGAGCTCGCGCGGGCGCTCGAGGCCGATCACCCCGAGCTCGTCGTCTCGAGCATGCGCAAGACCCTGAGAACGGGCCGGGTGCTCATCGACTGGAGCCAGAACAACGGAAAGAAGACGACGATCGCGCCATACTCGCTGCGCGGGCGACCGCGCCCGACGGTCGCGGCGCCGCGTACCTGGGAGGAACTCGACGACGCAGGGCTCCGTCAGCTCGAGGCATCCGAAGTGCTCGAACGGGTCGCGGCGTCGGATGACCCGATGCGTGCGATCACCGAGCGTTCGCACGGCGGACCGCTCACGCAGTACCTGTCGATGCGAAGCGCCACGGCCACGCCAGAACCCATGCCGGAGTCGGCGTGGGGTGAGGCGAGCCCGGGCGAGCCGCGCTTCGTGATCCAGGAGCACCGCGCGAGGCGCCTGCACTTCGACCTGCGCCTCGAGCGCGACGGGGTGCTGAAGAGTTGGGCCGTGCCGAAGGGCGTGCCGGAGAGCTCGGGCACGAACCACCTGGCAGTGCAGACCGAGGACCACCCGATGGAGTACGCCGCGTTCGAGGGCACTATCCCGAAGGGAGAGTACGGCGCCGGCGCGATGACGATCTGGGATGCGGGCACCTACGCGGCCGAGAAGTGGCGCGACGACGAGATCATCATCGACATCGACGGACGACCGGGCGGGCCGCTCGGCGGCCAGGTGCGACTCGCGCTGATCCGCACCGACGGGCAGGGCGAGAAGAGCTCGTGGCTGCTGCATCGCATGAAGGACCAGACCGTGCGCCACGAGGAACCGCCGCAGGCGGCGGCAGCGCAGGCAGCAGCGCCGGTGCCGGCAGCAGCGCCGGTGCCGCGAGCGGACGGCGTCGTCGGCCAGATCACGCAGCGTCCCATGCTCGCCACCGCGTCGACCCTCGGCATGCTCGCGGGCGAGGACTGGGCGATCGAGTGGAAGTGGGACGGCATCCGGGTGCTCGCCCGCGTCGAGGCCGGGGGAGTGCGACTGCTCAGCCGCAACGGGGTCGACATCACCGCGCGCTACCCTGAGCTCGCCGCGCTGCCGGCAGTCGTTCGCGGCGAAGCACTCCTCGACGGCGAGATCGTCGCGCTCGATGCCGACGGTCGCCCCGATTTCGGTCGCCTGCAGCATCGGATGAATCTCACGAAGCCGCGCGAGGTCGAGCGCGTCGCGGCATCCGTGCCCGTGCGGCTGCTGCTCTTCGACGTGCTCGAGGTCGACGGCCGACCCGTCGTCGACGAGCCCTACCGCGAGCGACGCGCGCGGCTCGCCGGTCTCGTGCGGGTTCGGCGCGGCGTGCCGGTCGAGGTGCCTGCGCCGACGAGCGGCAGCCCGGCCGAAGCGCTCGAGGAGAGCCGCCGGCTCGGACTCGAGGGTCTCGTCGCGAAACGACCCGACTCCCGGTACCGGCCGGGTGCCCGAAGCAACGACTGGCTGAAACTCAAGCTCACCCGCACGCAGGAGGTCGTGATCGGCGGCTACCGACGCGGCATCGGCACGCGCACGGGGCGCATCCGTTCGCTGCTCGTCGGGATCCCGAGCGACGCCGACCGCGAGCGTGCGGGCTCCGGGCGCACCAGCACCGAGGGTCTGAGGCTCGAGTACGCCGGCCGTGTCGGTTCCGGCCTCGGCGAGCGCGAGCTCGAGCGGCTGCTCACCACGCTGCGCCCTCTCGAGCAGCCTGAGTCGCCCTTCGTGCAGGTTCCCGCGGCCGACATGAACGATGCGGTGTGGGTGCGCCCCGCCCTCGTCGGCGAGATCGAGCTCGGCGACTGGACGAGCACCGGGGTGGCGCGGCATCCGCGCTGGCGAGGCCTTCGACCCGACGAGTCGCCCGCCGACGTCGTTCGCGAGACCTGA
- a CDS encoding Ku protein: MRAVWKGAVTFGLVNVPVKLYSATEDHDVSLHQVHDEDGGRIRYQRKCEVCGKVVDYKNIDKAYDDGEQTVVITDADLKALPAERSREIEVVEFVPSEQLDPIMFDRSYYLEPDSASSKAYVLLRETLESTDRTAIVQMALRQKTRLAALRVHGDVLMVQTLLWSDEVRAAEFASLDEPVKISAKELDLSKQLVESLVSDFDPEQYVDEYQQELRTLISAKLEQGEGIDTAATFGEEPEEEAGGEVIDLMEALRQSVAAKREAGGATGTSSGAGSKGTSSKGTSSKGTSSKGTKKKSTSKSSDSPKKAAGTRKRAASE, from the coding sequence ATGCGAGCCGTCTGGAAGGGCGCGGTCACATTCGGCCTGGTCAATGTGCCCGTCAAGCTGTACAGCGCCACCGAAGACCACGACGTGTCACTGCATCAGGTGCACGACGAAGACGGGGGGCGCATCAGGTACCAGCGCAAGTGCGAGGTCTGCGGCAAGGTCGTCGACTACAAGAACATCGACAAGGCCTACGACGACGGCGAGCAGACCGTCGTCATCACCGACGCCGACCTCAAGGCGCTGCCCGCCGAGCGCAGCCGCGAGATCGAGGTCGTCGAGTTCGTGCCGAGCGAGCAGCTCGACCCGATCATGTTCGATCGCAGCTACTACCTCGAGCCCGACTCGGCGTCGTCGAAGGCGTACGTGCTGCTGCGTGAGACCCTCGAGTCCACCGACCGCACCGCGATCGTGCAGATGGCGCTGCGGCAGAAGACACGCCTCGCGGCGTTGCGGGTGCACGGCGACGTGCTCATGGTGCAGACCCTGCTCTGGAGCGACGAGGTGCGTGCCGCCGAGTTCGCCTCGCTCGACGAGCCGGTGAAGATCTCGGCGAAAGAGCTCGACCTCTCGAAACAGCTCGTCGAGAGCCTCGTCTCCGACTTCGACCCCGAGCAGTACGTCGATGAGTACCAGCAGGAGCTGCGCACCCTCATCTCGGCCAAGCTCGAGCAGGGCGAGGGCATCGACACCGCCGCGACCTTCGGCGAAGAGCCCGAGGAGGAAGCCGGCGGCGAGGTCATCGACCTCATGGAGGCGCTGCGTCAGTCGGTCGCCGCGAAGCGCGAGGCGGGCGGCGCCACGGGCACGAGCTCTGGCGCGGGTTCGAAGGGCACGAGTTCGAAGGGCACGAGTTCGAAGGGCACGAGCTCGAAGGGAACGAAGAAGAAGTCGACCTCGAAGTCATCGGATTCGCCGAAGAAGGCCGCCGGCACGCGAAAGCGCGCGGCGTCCGAGTGA
- a CDS encoding nitronate monooxygenase, translated as MGVQISRSPITEIGVAAPILAAPMAGGPSTPELVEAAGRAGGLGFVAAGYKTADALAEQVAAARATGVAFGVNLFAPNPIPITPNEYRAYARLLQPEADRYDLDLSAIELREDDDLWNEKVSLLLTEPVPVVSFTFGIPSSREVAAFRRAGTIAVQTVTSAAEARLAAEAGVDVLVVQATAAGGHSGTLTPLQMPAAIPLTELVARVAAVASIPVIGAGGIASSADVAAALHAGATAVSVGTLLLRADESGASETHRTALANPAFDSTVVTRAFTGRPARALRNSFTDRFGESAPAGYPALHHLTGPLRKAAVAAGDPQGAHLWAGTGYRSATAEPLADILGRLSSAL; from the coding sequence TTGGGGGTTCAGATTTCACGATCACCGATCACGGAGATCGGTGTCGCAGCGCCGATTCTGGCGGCACCGATGGCGGGCGGGCCGTCGACGCCTGAGCTCGTCGAAGCGGCAGGCCGAGCGGGTGGTCTCGGCTTCGTCGCCGCCGGGTACAAGACCGCCGACGCGCTCGCCGAGCAGGTCGCCGCGGCAAGAGCCACGGGTGTCGCCTTCGGCGTGAACCTGTTCGCCCCGAACCCGATACCGATCACGCCGAACGAATATCGGGCCTACGCCCGGTTGCTCCAGCCGGAGGCTGACCGCTACGACCTCGACCTCAGCGCGATCGAACTGCGCGAAGACGATGACCTGTGGAACGAGAAGGTCTCCCTCCTGCTGACCGAGCCGGTTCCCGTCGTCAGCTTCACCTTCGGGATCCCGTCGAGCCGAGAGGTTGCCGCTTTCCGGAGGGCGGGCACCATCGCCGTTCAGACGGTGACGTCTGCTGCGGAAGCCCGGCTGGCCGCGGAGGCCGGGGTCGACGTGCTCGTGGTGCAGGCGACGGCCGCCGGCGGGCACTCCGGAACGCTGACGCCGTTGCAGATGCCGGCAGCGATTCCGCTCACCGAGCTCGTTGCCCGAGTCGCCGCCGTGGCGTCGATCCCCGTCATCGGTGCGGGCGGCATCGCATCGAGCGCCGACGTTGCCGCCGCGTTGCATGCGGGGGCCACGGCCGTCTCTGTCGGCACGCTTCTGCTTCGTGCTGACGAGAGCGGAGCATCCGAGACGCACAGGACTGCTCTCGCGAACCCCGCGTTCGATTCGACGGTCGTGACCCGTGCCTTCACCGGTCGCCCGGCCCGAGCCCTCCGAAACTCCTTCACCGACCGTTTCGGAGAGTCCGCGCCTGCCGGGTACCCGGCGCTGCACCACCTGACCGGCCCGTTGCGCAAGGCCGCTGTGGCAGCCGGCGACCCGCAGGGCGCCCACCTCTGGGCCGGCACCGGGTACCGATCGGCAACGGCAGAACCCCTCGCCGACATCCTGGGCCGTCTCAGTTCCGCCCTGTGA
- a CDS encoding Hsp70 family protein: MGDTSYVLAVDIGTSRVAAATARVERDGSFSATPFALGRNGDCVATVVFVSDDGDLLFGDAAERRGVAQPERLVREFKRSIGDDIPLVVGGRSLAPELLYAETFASVVAAVTERMGSRPESISLTHPTAWGAHRLGLIRAALARLGVDDVSMITEPEAAARQYEATRPLEPGQSIAVYDLGGGTFDSVVLRKGADSEFTLVGDPAGLDDLGGANFDDDVFRHVISVSGLDVSALSVDDPDTRMALSRLRRESIDAKEALSFDSDATIPVLMPQSRSTVRLTRSEFEHMIDGALDTTLGVLETAIDSADLTADQLEAILLIGGSSRIPLVAQRLSERFDRPLAVDADPKASIALGAARTVLGQQAQRNAAAAALVPVAFEVAADDADVETEAEVAEGRGLVLARITGAFALARPAPNGPVSTRARRGSPWLLAGAVALISGAIIFGGTMAAGTRMYDYDTAASSDGDNASDPTVASLPAGPAAKAFVPFAQVYPVVSPVVDPGVFRRADDSGDAKPPSARPSPSDERSPAPRAAGPRNAPPAATPPSGQADNTPLPPEDTVLPPEPTTPPATEPPTPAPTTETPAPEPPAPAPTTETPAPEPPPQPPRPKHPHPSPSHPHPPRRHPRPHPQRPPRPPDQAPRSGPRQ; this comes from the coding sequence ATGGGGGACACTTCGTACGTTCTCGCGGTCGACATCGGCACGAGCCGCGTGGCAGCGGCGACTGCCAGGGTCGAGCGAGACGGAAGCTTCAGCGCCACGCCCTTCGCGCTGGGGCGCAACGGCGACTGCGTCGCGACCGTCGTCTTCGTGTCGGACGACGGCGATCTGCTGTTCGGCGATGCCGCCGAACGGCGAGGTGTCGCCCAACCCGAGCGCCTCGTGCGCGAGTTCAAGCGCAGCATCGGCGATGACATTCCGCTCGTGGTGGGCGGGCGCTCCCTGGCGCCCGAGCTGCTGTATGCAGAGACCTTCGCGTCGGTCGTCGCCGCCGTCACGGAACGCATGGGCTCGCGGCCCGAATCGATCTCGCTCACGCATCCGACGGCCTGGGGGGCGCACCGCCTCGGCCTGATCCGAGCGGCACTCGCCCGTCTCGGCGTCGACGACGTGTCCATGATCACCGAGCCCGAGGCGGCTGCACGACAGTACGAGGCGACGCGGCCGCTCGAGCCCGGGCAGTCGATCGCGGTGTACGACCTGGGCGGAGGCACGTTCGACTCCGTGGTGCTGCGCAAAGGCGCGGACTCGGAGTTCACGCTCGTCGGCGACCCCGCAGGTCTCGACGACCTGGGCGGCGCGAACTTCGACGACGACGTCTTCCGGCACGTCATCTCGGTCTCCGGTCTGGACGTCTCCGCCCTGTCCGTCGATGACCCCGATACCCGCATGGCCCTCTCCAGGCTGCGCCGGGAGTCGATCGACGCGAAAGAGGCGCTCTCGTTCGATTCGGATGCCACGATCCCGGTGCTGATGCCGCAGAGCCGCTCGACCGTGCGCCTGACCCGCTCGGAGTTCGAGCACATGATCGACGGGGCGCTCGACACGACGCTGGGCGTGCTCGAGACCGCGATCGACTCCGCCGACCTGACCGCCGATCAGCTCGAAGCGATCCTCCTCATCGGGGGTTCGTCGCGGATTCCACTCGTCGCCCAGCGCCTGTCGGAGCGGTTCGACCGACCGCTGGCCGTCGATGCAGACCCCAAGGCCTCCATCGCCCTGGGTGCGGCGCGTACCGTGCTCGGCCAGCAGGCCCAACGCAACGCCGCCGCCGCAGCACTCGTGCCGGTGGCGTTCGAGGTCGCAGCCGACGATGCCGACGTGGAGACCGAGGCAGAGGTGGCGGAGGGGCGCGGGCTCGTGCTCGCGCGCATCACCGGGGCCTTCGCTCTCGCCCGCCCCGCGCCGAACGGCCCCGTGTCGACCCGAGCGCGCCGCGGATCGCCGTGGCTGCTGGCGGGCGCCGTCGCGCTGATCTCAGGGGCCATCATCTTCGGCGGCACGATGGCCGCGGGCACGCGGATGTACGACTACGACACTGCCGCATCCTCCGACGGCGACAACGCGTCCGACCCGACGGTGGCGTCACTGCCCGCCGGCCCCGCGGCGAAGGCGTTCGTTCCGTTCGCGCAGGTGTACCCCGTGGTCTCGCCAGTCGTCGATCCGGGCGTGTTCAGGCGGGCCGATGACTCCGGCGACGCCAAGCCGCCGAGTGCACGACCCAGCCCGAGCGATGAGCGCTCACCGGCTCCGCGCGCGGCGGGGCCGCGCAACGCGCCGCCGGCCGCAACGCCGCCGTCGGGTCAGGCCGACAACACGCCGCTGCCCCCCGAAGACACGGTCCTTCCTCCCGAACCCACGACTCCGCCCGCGACGGAGCCGCCCACCCCAGCCCCCACCACCGAAACTCCCGCACCCGAACCGCCCGCCCCAGCCCCCACCACCGAAACTCCCGCACCCGAACCGCCGCCCCAGCCCCCACGACCGAAACACCCGCACCCGAGCCCGAGCCACCCGCACCCTCCACGGAGACACCCGCGTCCGCACCCGCAACGACCACCGAGACCGCCTGATCAGGCGCCGAGGAGCGGCCCACGCCAATGA